The following proteins come from a genomic window of Bradysia coprophila strain Holo2 unplaced genomic scaffold, BU_Bcop_v1 contig_138, whole genome shotgun sequence:
- the LOC119074020 gene encoding uncharacterized protein LOC119074020, with the protein MKNHVTILFFVSVISSTTLAFELTCRYKTETNWWAIDNVYFCDLKYDVETLKPNDVITTLHGFHLDDKSNADVVGFRASNKQLEYFPKGLPNYFDAGKMEFIAVWETGLKEIHQSDLSPFSKLRILSLWANDFEVIERDLFEFNPHLEYIGLGKNKIKFIDGNVFGHLNALHTLHIDDNKCISRQVAGDREAVLNLFREIQEKCSGSNDTATGGASNVELTCRYKTETNWWAIDNVYFCDLKYDVETLKPNDVITTLHGFHLDDKSNADVVGFRASNKQLEYFPKGLPNYFDAGKMEFIAVWETGLKEIHQSDLSPFTKLRILSLWANDFEVIERDLFEFNPHLEYIGLGKNKIKFIDGNVFGHLNALHSLHIDDNKCISRQVAGDREAVLNLFREIQEKCSGSNDIAPGGDFKFDVRNGFN; encoded by the exons ATGAA AAACCACGTCACGATTTTATTCTTCGTTTCGGTAATTTCGTCAACTACCTTGGCTTTCGAACTAACTTGTCGTTACAAAACAGAAACTAACTGGTGGGCCATAGACAACGTATACTTTTGCGATTTGAAGTATGATGTTGAAACTCTCAAACCCAACGACGTTATAACAACTCTCCATGGCTTTCATTTGGATGATAAATCCAACGCTGACGTAGTTGGTTTTCGTGCGAGCAATAAACAGCTTGAATACTTCCCGAAAGGTTTGCCGAACTATTTTGATGCGggaaaaatggaatttattgCCGTCTGGGAAACTGGATTGAAGGAAATCCATCAAAGTGATTTGTCACCGTTTTCGAAATTGAGAATTCTGAGCTTGTGGGCAAATGATTTCGAAGTGATTGAACGTGACTTGTTCGAGTTCAATCCACATCTGGAGTACATTGGGttgggaaagaataaaatcaaatttatcgaCGGTAACGTTTTCGGTCATTTAAATGCGCTGCACACTTTGCATATCGATGACAACAAGTGCATTTCGAGACAAGTTGCTGGTGATAGAGAGGCAGTTTTGAATCTTTTTAGAGAAATTCAAGAGAAGTGTTCGGGTTCAAATGACACAGCAACTGGAGGTGCCTCTAATGTGGAACTAACTTGTCGTTACAAAACAGAAACTAACTGGTGGGCCATAGACAACGTATACTTTTGCGATTTGAAGTATGACGTCGAAACTCTCAAACCCAACGACGTTATAACAACTCTCCATGGCTTTCATTTGGATGATAAATCCAACGCTGACGTGGTTGGTTTTCGTGCGAGCAATAAACAACTTGAATACTTCCCGAAAGGTCTGCCGAACTATTTTGATGCGggaaaaatggaatttattgCCGTCTGGGAAACTGGATTGAAGGAAATCCATCAAAGTGATTTGTCACCGTTTACGAAATTGAGAATTCTGAGCTTGTGGGCAAATGATTTCGAGGTGATTGAACGTGACTTGTTCGAGTTCAATCCACATCTGGAGTACATTGGGttgggaaagaataaaatcaaatttatcgaCGGTAACGTTTTCGGTCATTTAAATGCGCTGCACTCTTTGCATATCGATGACAACAAGTGCATTTCGAGACAAGTTGCTGGTGATAGAGAGGCAGTTTTGAATCTTTTTAGAGAAATTCAAGAGAAGTGTTCGGGATCTAATGACATAGCACCTGGAGGTGATTTTAAGTTCGATGTTCGTAATGGATTTaactaa